A window of the Brassica napus cultivar Da-Ae chromosome C5, Da-Ae, whole genome shotgun sequence genome harbors these coding sequences:
- the LOC106400050 gene encoding uncharacterized protein LOC106400050, translating into MGIFPWFGGWISQNTQQPKKSENVKSKPVRETKTHNERDEMEQLKLWRDANKKEQYQEPPPTVKVRIDHKLDGLSRMEMEFILGLPPQTAYDVLTNQDNKSYSREKNDRPLLKAVSRIVTSEKDEGEGHRPIVKVEKELSWKFLFLSGTLPIRLIVLEEPKKLYVDYLKDGKGIRTMETFEGRYTVEPVYVDAERLCKHMKPKSPEEYRKCSGGKGLIASKVKVDQTFRPASPWDLPLLSSYMRRFTIETTKKVAEDLQIRAADIRGIPELKGGD; encoded by the exons ATGGGTATATTTCCTTGGTTTGGTGGCTGGATCAGTCAGAACACACAACAgcctaaaaaatctgaaaatgttAAATCCAAGCCAGTGAGAGAGACAAAAACTCACAATGAGAGAGATGAGATGGAGCAATTAAAACTATGGAGAGACGCAAATAAGAAGGAACAATATCAAGAACCTCCTCCTACTGTGAAG GTGCGCATAGACCATAAATTAGATGGCCTTTCCCGTATGGAAATGGAATTTATATTAGGATTGCCACCTCAAACAGCTTACGACGTTTTAACTAATCAAGACAACAAATCATACTCCAGAGAAAAGAACGACCGTCCACTTCTG AAAGCCGTATCAAGAATAGTTACATCAGAGAAGGATGAAGGAGAAGGGCATAGGCCGATCGTGAAGGTTGAGAAAGAGTTGTCATGGAAATTCCTTTTCTTGTCAGGAACTCTCCCAATACGTCTAATTGTCCTCGAAGAACCAAAAAAACTTTAT GTAGACTACTTGAAAGATGGAAAAGGAATAAGGACCATGGAAACGTTCGAGGGTAGGTATACAGTGGAGCCAGTATATGTTGATGCAGAACGCTTGTGCAAGCACATGAAGCCAAAGAGTCCAGAAGAATACAGAAAATGTAGTGGTGGAAAAGGATTGATTGCGTCCAAGGTTAAAGTGGACCAGACTTTTAGGCCTGCTTCTCCTTGGGATCTGCCACTGCTGTCTTCGTACATGCGCCGGTTCACTATCGAGACCACTAAGAAAGTGGCTGAAGATCTTCAAATTCGGGCTGCCGACATTCGAG GTATTCCGGAGCTGAAAGGCGGAGATTAG